In Pseudomonadota bacterium, one genomic interval encodes:
- a CDS encoding SDR family oxidoreductase encodes MYNYCTYNSPKKVLVTGGAGFIGSHLCDRLIKDGHEVLCLDNYFTGAKENISHLFGHPRFEFIRHDITQPVHLEVEWIFNLACPASPIHYQYNPVKTTKVNVLGALNVLGLAKRVRARVLQASTSEIYGDPEIHPQKEEYWGNVNPVGRRSCYDEGKRVAETLFFDYLRQNKVDIKVIRIFNTYGPRMRPDDGRVISNFIIEALGNNPITVYGNGAQTRSFCYIDDMIEGMIRMMDYETGEHERGRDYTKSYLSGFPGPVNLGNPQEVTILSIAKKIIEMSGSKSDIIFEKLPEDDPRRRCPDISKAKKYLKWHPRISLEKGLSKTIDFFIAKIKE; translated from the coding sequence ATGTATAATTATTGCACATATAATTCCCCTAAAAAAGTGCTTGTCACCGGCGGAGCCGGTTTTATAGGTTCTCATCTGTGCGACAGGCTTATTAAAGACGGGCATGAAGTCTTATGCCTCGACAATTATTTTACCGGCGCCAAAGAAAATATTTCACACCTTTTTGGTCATCCCCGGTTTGAGTTCATCAGACATGACATAACCCAGCCTGTGCATCTTGAGGTAGAATGGATATTCAATCTTGCCTGCCCCGCAAGCCCCATCCATTACCAGTATAATCCTGTCAAAACAACAAAAGTGAATGTACTCGGCGCTCTTAACGTGCTCGGCCTTGCAAAGAGGGTAAGGGCAAGGGTTCTACAGGCATCTACAAGTGAGATATACGGCGACCCCGAAATTCATCCGCAGAAGGAAGAATACTGGGGGAATGTTAACCCTGTCGGCAGAAGAAGTTGCTACGATGAAGGAAAACGTGTGGCAGAGACGCTTTTTTTCGATTATCTAAGGCAAAATAAGGTGGACATTAAGGTTATACGAATTTTCAATACTTACGGGCCGCGGATGAGGCCGGATGACGGCCGTGTGATAAGTAATTTTATTATCGAGGCCCTTGGCAACAATCCGATCACGGTTTACGGAAACGGCGCCCAGACAAGGTCTTTCTGCTATATAGACGACATGATTGAAGGTATGATTCGCATGATGGACTATGAAACCGGGGAGCATGAGCGGGGAAGGGATTACACAAAATCATACCTTTCCGGATTTCCCGGTCCTGTAAATCTCGGCAATCCTCAAGAAGTTACAATACTGTCCATAGCCAAGAAAATAATTGAAATGTCCGGCTCTAAATCCGATATAATATTTGAAAAATTACCGGAAGATGACCCGAGGAGAAGATGCCCGGATATCTCAAAGGCAAAGAAATATCTTAAATGGCACCCGAGGATATCGCTGGAAAAGGGATTGTCTAAGACAATTGATTTTTTTATAGCTAAAATAAAAGAGTAA
- a CDS encoding UDP-glucose/GDP-mannose dehydrogenase family protein, with product MHISVIGVGYVGLVSGACFAETGNDVICIDIDGEKIDKLNQGIIPIYEPQLEEIVKNNIKEGRLSFTTDIKKAVDHGLIMFICVNTPQDEDGSADLQYVMDVAASIGKIIEKYRIVVVKSTVPVGTCEKVKDAITKELKQRGVDVPFDIASNPEFLKEGVAVDDCMKPERVVAGVEHGRVEEILRELYAPFTRTGAPFLVMDVKSSEMTKYAANSMLAARISFMNQIAEICEKLGADVMMVMRGMGSDSRIGPKFLFPGVGFGGSCFPKDVRALIKTSQNYGYEPSILKEVMDVNERQRISFTDKIRAFYSGSIKGKRFAVWGLAFKPNTDDMREAPSIYIIDTLTKEGAFCKLFDPKAMEVASKYFEGNPDISFVKNQYEALEGADALILVTEWLSFREPDFERMKSLMKAHVVFDGRNQYNPKVMAKMGFNYVCIGRPEVQGK from the coding sequence ATGCACATTTCTGTTATTGGCGTAGGATATGTCGGTCTTGTATCAGGCGCTTGTTTTGCAGAAACAGGCAACGATGTTATATGTATCGATATTGACGGTGAAAAGATAGATAAGCTAAATCAGGGTATAATACCTATTTATGAGCCCCAGCTTGAAGAAATTGTAAAAAACAACATAAAAGAAGGAAGACTGAGTTTTACAACAGATATAAAAAAGGCAGTCGATCATGGCTTGATCATGTTTATCTGTGTTAATACTCCTCAGGATGAGGATGGCTCTGCCGACCTCCAGTATGTAATGGATGTTGCAGCCAGTATAGGGAAGATAATCGAGAAATACAGAATAGTTGTAGTGAAATCGACAGTCCCTGTAGGGACATGCGAAAAGGTGAAGGATGCGATAACAAAAGAGTTGAAGCAACGTGGGGTCGATGTGCCCTTTGATATCGCCTCAAACCCTGAGTTCTTAAAAGAAGGCGTGGCAGTAGATGATTGCATGAAGCCGGAAAGGGTGGTTGCCGGTGTGGAGCACGGCAGGGTGGAGGAGATCTTGCGGGAACTCTACGCGCCTTTCACGCGAACCGGAGCCCCATTTCTCGTCATGGATGTAAAGTCGAGTGAGATGACAAAGTACGCTGCCAACTCGATGCTCGCAGCGAGAATATCTTTTATGAATCAGATTGCAGAAATCTGTGAAAAGCTCGGCGCCGATGTAATGATGGTCATGAGAGGCATGGGCAGCGACTCCCGTATAGGCCCAAAATTCTTGTTCCCTGGCGTGGGATTTGGCGGTTCCTGTTTTCCGAAAGATGTGAGGGCACTTATAAAAACATCACAGAATTACGGATATGAACCCTCCATACTGAAGGAAGTAATGGATGTCAACGAGCGCCAAAGGATTTCCTTTACAGATAAAATCAGGGCATTTTACAGCGGCAGTATTAAGGGGAAAAGGTTTGCCGTATGGGGGCTTGCATTTAAGCCAAATACGGATGATATGAGGGAAGCCCCTTCTATTTATATAATAGATACCCTTACAAAAGAGGGGGCATTCTGCAAACTTTTCGACCCCAAGGCAATGGAGGTTGCCTCAAAGTATTTTGAAGGAAATCCGGATATCAGTTTTGTAAAAAATCAATACGAAGCACTTGAAGGTGCGGATGCCTTGATCCTTGTCACAGAATGGCTTTCCTTCAGAGAGCCGGATTTTGAAAGGATGAAATCTCTCATGAAAGCCCATGTTGTATTTGACGGCAGAAACCAGTACAATCCGAAAGTAATGGCAAAGATGGGCTTTAATTATGTATGCATAGGAAGGCCTGAAGTACAAGGAAAGTAA
- a CDS encoding ribosome maturation factor RimP — translation MVSERETIEKIERILTPILEEDCLELIDIEFRPSGKRWLLRIYIEKDGGVTISDCAKVNREFGRTLEIEDIIEHPYTLEVSSPGLTRPLKNINDFKRYVGKQCRIITSKPLQERNEFSGEIIHVTEDEVELKGKIDVFTIPICDIKKAHLDFGI, via the coding sequence ATGGTATCCGAAAGGGAAACAATAGAAAAGATCGAACGTATTTTAACGCCTATCCTCGAAGAGGACTGCTTAGAACTTATTGATATTGAGTTTAGACCGTCAGGGAAAAGATGGCTGCTGAGAATATACATTGAAAAAGATGGCGGAGTAACAATTTCAGACTGCGCAAAAGTCAATCGGGAGTTCGGTAGAACCCTTGAAATAGAAGATATTATCGAGCATCCGTACACGCTCGAAGTTTCCTCACCAGGACTTACGCGACCGCTAAAAAATATTAATGATTTTAAGAGATATGTTGGAAAACAATGCAGAATAATAACCTCGAAACCGTTACAGGAGAGAAACGAGTTTTCCGGTGAAATTATCCATGTAACTGAAGACGAAGTAGAGCTCAAGGGAAAAATTGATGTATTTACAATCCCAATATGTGATATAAAAAAGGCACATTTGGATTTCGGGATTTAA
- the nusA gene encoding transcription termination factor NusA produces the protein MYFDLNYVIEQVGKEKGISKDTLIETLEEAILSASKKKFGNHLDLEARYNEELGEIEVFQFKTVVEEINDPDSEIPLEEAKIHDPDCLTGDSIGIKMNTSSLGRIAAQTAKQVILQKVRNAESDVIYNEYKNKKGEIVTGVVQRVEKNLYIINLGKTEAILPVKETIPGENYRQRDRVKACIIDTEKDQKGCKILMSRTHPDFLKKLFELEVPEIQEGIIKIISAAREPGERAKISVYSENSDVDPIGACVGVKGSRVQAVVQELRGEKIDIIPWTKDIAKFVCNTLAPARVSKVYINEEEHSMEVIVNDDQLSLAIGKKGQNVRLASKLTGWKIDISSESEVEKTSQRIIDELMGDLEVSEILARILHDEYLRDMRDIAKLTPEELNKITSISVEDCTRIIDKAKSIMNIAGTKGKENV, from the coding sequence ATGTATTTTGATTTAAATTATGTCATTGAACAGGTGGGAAAAGAGAAGGGCATATCAAAAGATACTCTCATAGAAACCCTCGAAGAGGCGATACTCTCAGCGTCAAAGAAAAAATTCGGCAACCACCTTGATCTGGAAGCACGATACAATGAAGAGCTTGGAGAAATAGAAGTCTTCCAGTTTAAAACAGTAGTCGAGGAAATCAATGACCCGGATTCAGAGATACCCCTTGAAGAGGCAAAAATACATGATCCGGATTGCCTGACAGGTGACAGCATAGGAATAAAAATGAACACATCTTCCCTCGGAAGGATTGCAGCACAAACAGCGAAACAGGTAATTCTGCAAAAAGTAAGAAATGCAGAGAGTGATGTGATCTATAACGAATATAAAAATAAGAAAGGTGAAATAGTAACAGGCGTGGTCCAGAGGGTAGAGAAAAACCTTTATATTATTAATTTGGGAAAAACAGAAGCCATTCTCCCGGTGAAAGAAACTATTCCTGGTGAAAATTACCGGCAAAGAGATAGGGTTAAAGCCTGCATTATCGACACAGAAAAGGATCAAAAGGGCTGCAAAATCCTCATGTCGAGAACCCACCCTGATTTTCTTAAGAAGCTCTTTGAACTGGAAGTGCCGGAGATTCAGGAAGGCATTATAAAAATTATAAGTGCTGCAAGGGAACCCGGAGAAAGGGCAAAAATATCCGTATACAGCGAAAATTCCGATGTTGACCCGATAGGAGCCTGTGTTGGCGTAAAAGGTTCAAGAGTTCAGGCAGTTGTTCAGGAACTGAGGGGCGAAAAAATAGATATAATACCATGGACAAAAGATATCGCAAAATTTGTGTGCAATACCCTTGCGCCTGCGCGCGTGTCGAAGGTATATATCAATGAGGAAGAACACTCAATGGAGGTTATTGTCAACGATGACCAGCTTTCCCTTGCGATAGGGAAAAAAGGCCAGAATGTCAGACTTGCATCAAAACTCACAGGGTGGAAAATAGATATCAGCAGCGAGTCTGAGGTAGAAAAAACATCTCAGAGGATAATAGACGAGCTCATGGGGGATTTGGAGGTCAGTGAAATCCTTGCACGGATTTTGCACGATGAGTACTTAAGAGACATGCGGGATATAGCCAAGCTGACGCCGGAAGAATTAAACAAAATAACAAGCATTTCTGTTGAGGATTGTACGCGGATTATTGATAAAGCAAAATCAATAATGAATATTGCGGGGACTAAAGGTAAAGAGAACGTTTAA
- the infB gene encoding translation initiation factor IF-2: MAKIKLTTLTDKMSDDEILAKLKNIGVKFNEKDKEEVLQERKDDKTPVSGETVIEKRIASSIIRRRVQPPPPLPKEAAVSKETIKSPEKETAANKIIKEKREKARVISEKPILMPQEPLETEGVALKKKPLPLSEVLMVEVKKEEIAEEPQEEKLKGDTEVIAEEKKKEITKVLEEAYKHDLEKDVTLGDKEKEEEERKKKKSERLLKKLEEQELEEQKLKKKSPLKRKVIIKEEDLYAFRRRKGKPATFRKDRQERGTERKTEEEKRLEIKPAKKTIKIGDGIQVDILAKKLGVKAQEVITRLLSLGVMATINQTVDFDTAYLITTELGFETERSLSIEDEFIAKEEDEKGSVENLKPRPPVVTIMGHVDHGKTLLLDTIRHTKVAEGEAGGITQHIGAYVADVNGKEIAFIDTPGHEAFTAMRARGARVTDIVILVVAADDGVMPQTIEAMNHAKAANVPIIVAINKIDKQNANPDKVIKDLAEFGLLPEEWGGTTLFSKISAKKKEGIQELLELIVLQAEMLELKANPDKAAKGIIIESELDKGHGPVGTVIIQEGTLKIQDPFIAGSMFGRVRAMFDDKGRRIQKAPPSTPVLVVGFQDVPHAGDRFIVTTEEGYARELSKFRQEKLKEQGALKNSRTTLEELYTKMGESEKTVLNLIVKGDVRGTIDAIIETLDKMSNKLVEIQIIHSGVGAITETDINLAMASGAIVIGFNTKPVGKAQSLAEHEKIEIRTYSIIYDMIDDLKKAMEGMLAPKIVETIIGKAEVRKVFSVSKLGIIAGCYMVEGKATRNAFVKVLRNNSTLFTGKLASLKRFKDDAKEVLTGYECGISVENFNDVQEGDTLVLFIEEKEKQTLDG; the protein is encoded by the coding sequence ATGGCGAAGATAAAATTAACAACCCTTACCGATAAGATGAGCGATGATGAAATCCTTGCTAAGCTGAAAAACATCGGGGTTAAATTTAACGAGAAAGATAAAGAAGAAGTGCTTCAGGAAAGGAAAGACGATAAAACACCAGTTTCAGGCGAAACGGTTATAGAAAAGAGAATCGCATCCTCAATCATCAGGAGAAGAGTTCAACCACCTCCCCCTCTGCCGAAAGAAGCAGCGGTATCTAAAGAAACAATAAAATCTCCGGAGAAAGAAACCGCGGCGAATAAAATAATTAAAGAAAAGAGAGAAAAAGCGCGGGTTATTTCTGAAAAGCCAATATTAATGCCACAGGAACCGTTGGAAACTGAAGGGGTAGCCTTAAAGAAAAAACCATTACCACTATCTGAAGTTCTTATGGTAGAGGTCAAAAAAGAAGAGATTGCAGAGGAGCCCCAGGAAGAAAAGCTAAAGGGCGATACAGAGGTCATTGCCGAAGAAAAAAAGAAAGAGATTACAAAGGTACTGGAAGAAGCATATAAGCATGACCTTGAAAAGGACGTCACCCTTGGTGACAAGGAAAAAGAAGAAGAGGAACGGAAAAAGAAAAAATCAGAAAGACTTCTGAAAAAACTTGAAGAACAGGAACTTGAAGAACAGAAACTAAAAAAGAAAAGTCCCCTTAAGAGAAAGGTGATCATAAAAGAAGAAGACCTGTATGCATTCAGAAGACGGAAAGGAAAGCCTGCGACCTTCAGAAAAGACAGGCAGGAAAGGGGAACCGAAAGGAAGACGGAAGAGGAAAAACGGCTTGAGATAAAGCCGGCAAAAAAGACTATAAAAATCGGGGATGGAATTCAGGTTGATATACTGGCAAAAAAACTGGGCGTAAAAGCCCAGGAAGTCATTACAAGGCTGCTATCCCTTGGGGTGATGGCGACGATCAATCAGACTGTGGATTTTGATACTGCATATCTTATAACAACAGAATTAGGTTTTGAGACGGAAAGGTCCCTTTCAATAGAAGATGAGTTTATAGCAAAAGAAGAAGATGAGAAGGGAAGCGTTGAAAACTTGAAACCCAGGCCGCCGGTGGTGACTATAATGGGTCATGTCGATCACGGTAAAACCCTACTTCTCGATACAATACGCCACACAAAGGTAGCTGAAGGAGAAGCAGGCGGCATTACCCAGCATATCGGGGCATATGTTGCTGATGTAAATGGAAAAGAAATTGCTTTTATAGACACCCCGGGGCATGAAGCTTTTACAGCCATGAGGGCTCGGGGCGCCAGAGTTACGGATATAGTGATTCTTGTTGTAGCTGCTGATGATGGTGTAATGCCACAGACAATTGAGGCAATGAATCATGCAAAAGCTGCGAATGTTCCAATAATTGTTGCAATCAACAAAATAGACAAACAGAATGCAAATCCGGATAAAGTGATAAAAGACCTTGCCGAGTTTGGCCTCTTACCTGAAGAATGGGGAGGTACAACATTATTCTCAAAGATATCTGCAAAAAAGAAGGAAGGCATACAGGAACTTCTTGAATTGATTGTTCTTCAGGCAGAGATGCTCGAATTGAAGGCGAACCCGGATAAAGCAGCAAAAGGCATCATCATCGAGTCAGAACTTGATAAAGGCCATGGCCCTGTTGGAACGGTTATTATCCAGGAAGGAACCCTGAAAATCCAGGATCCTTTTATTGCAGGAAGCATGTTCGGAAGGGTGCGGGCTATGTTTGACGATAAGGGACGCAGGATACAGAAGGCGCCTCCTTCCACCCCTGTCCTGGTAGTAGGTTTTCAAGATGTTCCTCATGCCGGTGACAGGTTCATTGTTACCACAGAGGAGGGATATGCAAGGGAACTTTCAAAATTCAGACAGGAGAAGTTGAAAGAACAGGGGGCGTTGAAGAACTCAAGAACAACTCTGGAAGAGCTTTATACTAAAATGGGTGAATCTGAAAAAACGGTTTTGAATTTAATAGTCAAAGGTGATGTAAGGGGAACGATAGATGCAATTATTGAAACATTGGATAAAATGTCCAACAAACTTGTGGAGATTCAAATCATACACAGTGGCGTTGGTGCGATTACAGAAACGGATATAAACCTTGCCATGGCTTCAGGGGCAATTGTTATAGGATTTAATACAAAACCGGTAGGAAAGGCTCAATCACTTGCAGAGCATGAGAAAATAGAGATACGGACATACTCCATCATATATGATATGATTGACGACCTGAAAAAGGCTATGGAAGGTATGCTGGCGCCGAAAATCGTAGAAACAATCATCGGAAAAGCAGAAGTAAGAAAGGTATTCAGTGTTTCAAAGCTTGGTATAATAGCCGGTTGCTATATGGTTGAGGGAAAGGCGACCAGAAATGCTTTTGTGAAGGTATTGAGAAACAATAGTACCCTGTTCACAGGTAAGCTGGCATCCCTTAAAAGATTCAAAGACGATGCAAAAGAGGTTTTGACAGGGTATGAATGTGGGATTTCAGTAGAAAATTTCAACGACGTTCAGGAAGGAGATACCCTTGTTCTTTTCATAGAGGAGAAGGAAAAACAGACTCTTGATGGTTAA
- a CDS encoding DUF503 domain-containing protein, giving the protein MVVGVSSIEIFLPENHSLKDKRHAVKRIVEKTRARFNISIMEIEQTNLWQRVKIGFSIVGVKKDHVNQAIDNVYAYIESLYIGKIIDTRTEIIVIGNEI; this is encoded by the coding sequence ATGGTAGTCGGTGTTTCAAGCATAGAGATCTTTTTACCGGAAAATCATTCATTAAAAGACAAAAGGCATGCGGTAAAAAGGATAGTGGAAAAAACAAGGGCAAGGTTTAACATATCTATTATGGAAATAGAGCAGACAAACCTTTGGCAAAGGGTAAAGATAGGATTTTCAATAGTCGGAGTAAAAAAAGACCATGTAAACCAGGCTATCGATAATGTTTATGCATATATAGAGTCTTTATATATCGGCAAAATAATAGACACACGGACTGAAATAATAGTAATAGGCAATGAGATATAG
- the rbfA gene encoding 30S ribosome-binding factor RbfA, with amino-acid sequence MRYRRLKLQDLLREEISLMIQRDIKDPGLGFITILDVNITEDLRYAKVLCSIYGSDEEKKKTIQALKRAKGYMKVLLGERLKLRYTPDISFVIDDSYEKIARIEEIIKKEAHDRGN; translated from the coding sequence ATGAGATATAGACGGCTTAAACTTCAGGACCTCCTTCGCGAGGAAATTTCTTTGATGATCCAGAGAGACATAAAAGATCCGGGATTAGGCTTTATAACCATTCTCGATGTGAACATAACTGAAGACCTCAGATATGCAAAGGTACTGTGCTCAATATACGGAAGCGATGAGGAAAAAAAGAAAACAATACAAGCGCTGAAAAGAGCCAAGGGGTATATGAAAGTCCTCCTGGGAGAGAGATTGAAACTGCGGTATACACCGGATATCAGCTTTGTTATTGATGATTCCTATGAGAAGATTGCCAGGATAGAAGAAATCATAAAAAAGGAAGCTCATGATCGAGGAAATTAG
- a CDS encoding bifunctional oligoribonuclease/PAP phosphatase NrnA: MIEEIRQLIDKGNKFLITTHMDPDGDALGSSFSMYYALEALGKKATVFLKDPVPYMYRFLPKPLQMTHEFPVDQYDAIFVLDCGNLYRVGDGFERLKGMGAFINIDHHRTSEAFGVVNLIDEHASSTAEILYGLFRALKIPITFDMAINIYTAIFTDTGSFRYDNTGSSAFLICEEMTRLGVKPAYVSQMVHENHPKERFWLLGLVFSTMETYYQDKVAIACVTEEMFKKTNTDKDYSDGFVEYFREIRGVEAAILIREINKQRYKISMRSKGFVDVAAICGFFGGGGHKNAAGCTMDGTLEEVKNKLNECFLKEFI, encoded by the coding sequence ATGATCGAGGAAATTAGGCAACTTATAGATAAAGGGAATAAATTCCTCATAACCACCCACATGGATCCTGATGGCGATGCCCTGGGCTCGTCATTCTCAATGTATTATGCCTTGGAAGCGCTTGGTAAAAAAGCAACTGTTTTTTTAAAAGATCCGGTACCCTACATGTATAGGTTCTTACCAAAACCGCTGCAGATGACCCATGAGTTTCCCGTTGATCAATATGATGCAATTTTTGTCCTTGATTGTGGAAACCTTTACAGGGTAGGAGACGGGTTTGAAAGGTTGAAAGGTATGGGCGCTTTCATAAATATTGACCACCACAGAACAAGCGAGGCCTTCGGCGTTGTTAACCTGATAGATGAGCACGCTTCATCCACGGCTGAAATACTCTACGGGCTCTTTCGCGCACTAAAGATACCGATAACGTTTGATATGGCAATAAACATCTATACTGCAATCTTTACCGATACAGGTTCTTTCAGATATGACAATACGGGTTCCAGCGCATTCCTCATCTGCGAGGAAATGACAAGGCTTGGCGTAAAGCCTGCTTATGTGTCCCAAATGGTTCACGAAAATCACCCGAAAGAAAGATTTTGGCTGCTTGGTCTGGTCTTTTCGACAATGGAAACATACTATCAGGACAAGGTGGCAATTGCATGCGTAACAGAGGAGATGTTTAAAAAAACTAACACTGATAAGGATTATTCCGATGGTTTTGTAGAATATTTTAGGGAAATCAGGGGTGTTGAAGCGGCAATCCTCATAAGGGAGATTAATAAACAAAGATACAAGATCAGTATGAGGTCAAAAGGGTTTGTAGATGTTGCTGCCATCTGTGGATTCTTCGGCGGCGGTGGCCATAAAAATGCAGCAGGTTGCACAATGGATGGAACACTTGAAGAAGTAAAAAATAAACTTAATGAATGTTTCCTTAAGGAATTTATATGA
- the truB gene encoding tRNA pseudouridine(55) synthase TruB: MNGFLIVNKGAGMSSYDVIRRLKKLSPFQKIGYIGTLDRNATGVLPVAINEGVKLIPFFENEIKAYRAKILLGVTTDTFDIEGRVLTTVTPDKFEKETIEALLGRFKGKITQQVPIYSSKKIHRKPMYKLARKGIAIDPHQKEVEIFSIELLDYSHPHIDIEVVCSKGTYIRALANDLGGMLGCGATLFSLKRTQHGEFTQEMSTDIETFNSKDDILNSLISLENVLKSFNGILVLEAIERFMKNGMPIPLLGNSRGWKDGETTKLLNNKGTLIGIGMTDLASKTIKIKRLINN, encoded by the coding sequence ATGAATGGTTTTTTAATTGTCAATAAAGGTGCGGGCATGTCTTCATACGATGTCATTAGAAGATTGAAAAAACTGAGCCCTTTCCAAAAAATCGGATATATCGGGACGCTTGACAGAAACGCTACAGGAGTTTTGCCTGTTGCAATTAACGAAGGGGTAAAGCTGATACCTTTTTTTGAAAATGAAATTAAAGCCTACAGGGCAAAAATACTTCTGGGGGTCACAACAGACACCTTTGATATTGAAGGCAGGGTGCTTACAACTGTAACCCCTGATAAATTTGAGAAAGAAACTATAGAAGCCCTGCTGGGCCGGTTTAAGGGTAAAATTACACAGCAGGTCCCTATTTACTCTTCCAAGAAAATCCATAGAAAACCCATGTATAAACTGGCGCGCAAAGGGATAGCCATAGATCCACACCAAAAAGAAGTTGAGATCTTCAGCATAGAACTCCTTGATTATTCACATCCCCATATAGATATAGAAGTTGTATGCTCCAAGGGGACATATATAAGGGCGCTTGCAAACGATCTTGGGGGCATGCTTGGCTGTGGCGCAACCCTGTTTTCTTTAAAAAGGACCCAACATGGCGAATTTACCCAGGAGATGAGCACAGATATAGAGACTTTCAATAGTAAGGATGATATATTAAACTCTTTAATATCACTGGAAAATGTTTTAAAATCTTTTAATGGGATTTTGGTGTTGGAGGCCATAGAAAGGTTCATGAAAAACGGGATGCCCATTCCACTACTCGGCAATTCCAGGGGATGGAAGGATGGCGAAACAACGAAACTACTCAATAATAAAGGTACCCTCATAGGAATCGGTATGACAGATCTGGCTTCGAAGACGATAAAAATCAAAAGGTTGATAAACAATTAA
- the rpsO gene encoding 30S ribosomal protein S15, with translation MALRTVEKKTIIEGFKIHEKDTGSPEVQIALLTERIKSLTEHFKKFSKDHNSRRGLLIIVGSRRKLLSYLKQKNMDRYKKVIERLGLRK, from the coding sequence ATGGCACTAAGAACTGTAGAAAAAAAGACGATTATAGAAGGATTTAAAATCCATGAAAAAGACACCGGTTCTCCTGAAGTTCAAATTGCGCTTCTCACGGAAAGGATTAAATCCCTGACCGAACACTTTAAGAAGTTTTCTAAAGATCATAATTCACGGAGAGGACTACTTATCATTGTTGGAAGTAGAAGGAAGCTGCTCAGTTATCTGAAACAGAAAAACATGGACAGATACAAAAAGGTCATCGAGAGACTTGGACTAAGAAAATAA